TAAGATAAAGGAAAATGATCATGATCACCAAATTGTCTCTTGctaaaagatacatttacacgTGACCCTTTGAAGAGTAATAATGCACTAGAATTGAGACTGAAAATTGAAGTAAATCCTTGAATCGTCACTTCTTTTGTTTTGAGCAAAAGGGCAGTAGGAAATTGTTTTATTGATAAGGTACAaaggagaattttttttttcctgtttgtCCTTTGTTGTTCTATAGTTACAGGCAGCTACagagagagggggaaaaaaaaaaagcactaaCTGATAACTCTTTTTACAGTTCCCAAACTGTCGGTCGGCGCTAGGGAAGTTCTATCGTCTTCATATTGGTAGCAAGTTTCAAGTTTCAAGCGCAATCGCGGAAGCGACGGTTCTAGCCCAGTATTGGAGATGTTTCTTCATATCCGCAGCGGTAGAGACTCTGGGAATTCTTAAATTTAGGAGCGGTGAGTCAGGCCTTCTGATTAGCCACGCCTCCGATAGATACGGCCTAGTTATGGTTTGTTCAGCTCCTCCTTCAACTTCAACTCGTCGAGTTTCATGATGTGGAGGGCTGCCCATTAAAATGTTATCTTTCCCTTGAATGGTGCTTCCGGACAGCTCCAGTCTTTGCAACCCTGGAATTACGCTCATCATCCTTTTGCTCATGTTTTCTTTGTTAAAAATGAAACCCAGGTCCATGAAACCTTGTACCTCTTCCAGTTCAAGCTCGCACAGGCTTTTGCAGCTCATGGTTTTGTGCAATCTCCTGCCAGTGGTACCTGCAGTACTAGAGAGTAGTCTGAGGTTTCTTGATC
The Coffea arabica cultivar ET-39 chromosome 6c, Coffea Arabica ET-39 HiFi, whole genome shotgun sequence genome window above contains:
- the LOC140003790 gene encoding uncharacterized protein; translation: MADNYAISCLVGLMDNLWFRNVILVSEPSASSLYAKIHKPSSMAGAVSEELLHSSSNDSQTQLVSSSSITNQAEFDEQESDEKETTTSTCAESEERPTRLNVTASRARSQSSSPSNLKRSRNLRLLSSTAGTTGRRLHKTMSCKSLCELELEEVQGFMDLGFIFNKENMSKRMMSVIPGLQRLELSGSTIQGKDNILMGSPPHHETRRVEVEGGAEQTITRPYLSEAWLIRRPDSPLLNLRIPRVSTAADMKKHLQYWARTVASAIALET